From the genome of Mucilaginibacter paludis DSM 18603:
GCACCATCCAGCGACCTAAAGCCACCTGACACTTTTTGTTTTACTTTAAGGTTTCTGATAGCCCTTTCGGAGCCGTTATTGTCGGGTGGCACATCATTGTAATGTAGAAAGCAAAGTATATGATGGTTTATTTTTCGGAGCTTTTTTTGTAGCCTGATTGCTAGGCTTCAGTGTTATTTGCTCGTCCAGTTAATGATACTTTCAGCACTCCGATCCAGATCTTTTTATTCATATCTTAATGCTTCAATGGGGTCTAATCGAGACGCTTTTTGAGCTGGGTAGTAGCCAAAGAAGATCCCTGTAAGTGCACAAACCACAAATGATAGCATCACGGACGATTGAGAAACGACCGTGGGCCATTTAAGCATCAGTGTAACGAGCCAGGTGGAAAGAAATCCCAGGACTACCCCTATAACACCGCCGGTAACACTGATCAGGATAGCTTCAATCAGGAACTGAAGCAGTATATCTTTCCCACTGGCACCGATTGACATACGCAGGCCTATTTCGCGTGTACGCTCCGTAACGGACACGTACATGATATTCATAATGCCAATACCACCTATTACCAATGATATTCCTGATACAACAGTCAACAGTATGGTTAACAAGCTACTCGTGGAACTTAGCGTATTAATGAGTTCAGCCTGGGTACGTACCGTAAAGTCGTTATCTTCTGATGGTTTTAACCGATGGGATTCACGAAGTATTCGGGTAATCTCCACTGTCGCGGAATCTATCACCTGTTCATTCGCCGCTGAAGCAAAAATATTCTGAAAGTAAATGGATGCCAGTATCCTTTTTTGCACAGTGGTATAAGGAGCGATCAGGATATCATCCTGATCTTGTCCAAAAGCGTTTTGTCCTTTAGGGCTGAGAATACCGATGATCTGGAACGGTATTTTATTAAAGCGGATGATCTTACCTATCGGGTTATCACCGTTCGGGAACAGGTTATCAATCACTGTCTGGCCAATCAGGCAAACCTTGGCAGAGGCCCTTACATCATCATCTGTAAATGCGATACCGTCTTTAAGTGTCAACATCCG
Proteins encoded in this window:
- a CDS encoding ABC transporter permease, with protein sequence MNIFNLLRIAYLALLRNKLRAFLTMLGIVIGVASVIAMVAIGEGSKQSIHDQLSGMGSNMISVLPSSNLQGGVKIAGSSYQTLTEKDITAIREGSGYVTAVSPIVSSKSQAINGALNWPTTMQGVNPEYLDIRMLTLKDGIAFTDDDVRASAKVCLIGQTVIDNLFPNGDNPIGKIIRFNKIPFQIIGILSPKGQNAFGQDQDDILIAPYTTVQKRILASIYFQNIFASAANEQVIDSATVEITRILRESHRLKPSEDNDFTVRTQAELINTLSSTSSLLTILLTVVSGISLVIGGIGIMNIMYVSVTERTREIGLRMSIGASGKDILLQFLIEAILISVTGGVIGVVLGFLSTWLVTLMLKWPTVVSQSSVMLSFVVCALTGIFFGYYPAQKASRLDPIEALRYE
- a CDS encoding IS66 family transposase, which produces MRLQKKLRKINHHILCFLHYNDVPPDNNGSERAIRNLKVKQKVSGGFRSLDGADGFAVIRSVIDTT